From Candidatus Nomurabacteria bacterium:
AAACCCCACTCACGATCATCACCAATGAATTAGACACACTAAAAACTGACCCGCGACTTAGCGACCAAGCCATACTTCTCGAACGCTCGCTTTCGTCACTCTCAATGTTCATCTACGATCTCCTTAAGCTATCGCAGCTCGAGACTTCGTCCAATCAAATGAAGCTAGAGGTGATTGATCTGAGTGACCTACTCAAAGACATGTCGTCTTTCATATCAGTACTTGCACAAGAACAACACATTTCTTTTACCTCAAATATAACAGCCGGGGTGATGATCAGAGCAGACACAAAAAGGATCGAGGAAATGCTTCACGTGATCATTGGCAATGCGATGAAATACTTAGCCCCAGATAGCCAGCGCAGTGTATACCTTGGCCTCACTACCACCGACACACACGCTACTATTACCGTGACTGACAGTGGTATTGGTATCCCTGACATAGAATTATCACGCATATTCGACCGTTTCTATCGAGCACACAATGCTCGTTCCCAAGACATCCCAGGCTCAGGACTCGGTCTTTCGATCGCCAAAACGATCGTCACTAAACACGGCGGCGAGATCGCTGCGTACAGTACCGTCGGGGTCGGCACCACCTTTTCAATAACACTACCACGGCACACCGGTGAGAGTTAGACGTAAAAGCGGCGCGAGCTTCGCTCGCGCCGCTTTTACATTCACCTACCCTCGCAACTCCTCTGGACCAAGTTCGAGACTCCGACTCGGATCACCGATCTTTTCTTCGTCTTTATACATTTCCTTGTACGCATCCTTGATCTCTACACCATATTGCTTGAGGAGTGTCTCGTACTCATCGCGCTCAAGCGTTTCGACTTCAGCCAGTTTCTTTGAGATCGCGTCAAGTGCATCACGATGCTTAGTCAAAACCTCACGAGCCTTGTCTTTTCCTTCTTCAATGATACGCGTGACTTCTTCATCGATCAGCTTGGCGGTCGCTGCACCATAGCCACGGTCTTCTGAGATACCGCCGCCAATGAGACGACCACCAGTTCCCTCAAGTGCAACCGGGCCGAGCTTCTCGCTCATACCATACTTAGTCACCATGTCACGAGCGAGATTCGCGACCACCTGAAGATCATTTGATGGACCAGTTGAGAGGTCCTTGAAGATCATTTCCTCAGTCACGTACCCACCAAGTGTCATTGCGATATCATCCATGAATTCCTTACGCGTCTGCATGCGACGATCCTTATCAGGTAGCTTAAGAGTGTAGCCAGCAGCTCGACCTCGTGAGATGATCGAGATCTTCTGTACTGGATCTGCGTATGGCAAGACTGACGCGACAAGCGCATGACCAGTCTCGTGGTACGCAGTCACGAGCTTCTCGTACTTGGTAAGCACATGACTCTTACGCTCTGGACCAAGCATCACCTTTTCGATCGAACGAATGAGATCGAACTGCCCTACCTTCTTGCGGTTTTCACGCGCAGCCAAGATCGCTGCTTCGTTCATAAGTGAGTACAAGTCTGCTCCTGAGAAGCCCGGGGTTCGTTGTGAGATAATGTCGAGATTCACATCTTCTTGGAGCGGCTTCTTGCGTGCATGCACCTCAAGGATCGCTTTACGATCATCGCGATCTGGCAAGTCGATCGTTACCCGACGATCAAATCGTCCTGGACGAAGGAGCGCTGGATCGAGCACATCTGGACGGTTGGTAGCTGCCATGACGATCACCTTGGCGTTTGGTTCAAAGCCGTCCATCTCCACCAAGATCTGGTTGAGGGTTTGTTCGCGCTCGTCATTTCCACCTCCAACACCAGTACCACGGATGCGACCTACGGCATCGATCTCATCGACGAAGATGATCGCTGGAGCGGCCTTCTTTGCCATCTGGAAGAGATCGCGCACTCGTGACGCACCTACACCGACAAACATCTCAACAAACTCAGAACCGGAGATCGAGAAGAATGGTACCCCAGCCTCACCGGCTACCGCACGGGCTAACAGTGTCTTACCCGTACCTGGTGAACCCATCATCATCACACCCTTTGGAATCTCTGCGCCAATATCGAGGAATTTCTTTGGGTTCTTGAGGAAGTCTACGATCTCTTCGAGCTCTTGCTTGGCCTCCTTAGCACCAGCTACGTCTTTGAAAGTCACCTTTTGATTGGTGTCATTTGGATCGATCATGCGTGCCTTGCTTGAGCCAAAGCTCATTGCCTGCATTCCTGCTCCCTTTACCGAACGAGTAAAAAACCAAATGATGATCCCGAGGAAGAGAAGTGGAAACAAGAATGGTGCAAACTGACCAAACCAGTACATAAAGCCAGTCTCACGCTGTACGTCGATCGTTATGCTCGCCAATTCTTCAGTAGTAACACCGAGGTTAGTGAGAGATTCAGTGATCGACGCATCTACCTCACGCTTTGCCTCCGCTGGTGTACGAGTATCATCTTTGTAGTCGATCTCTAGTGTCGCCCCCCGGACGATGATCGTATCAACCTCTCCTGCCTTTACCTGTTCAACCACATCCGTGATGGTCAACTCTTCAGGTTGTACTTTATTTTCTGTGAGATATGAGAAAAGCGCAGTCACGAAGATCAGTAACAACAGCGTTGAGAGCATGTTGTTCCAAAAATTTCCTGGCCCGGGGCCTACCGGTAGCTTTTTGCCGCCTCGGCGAAGACCTCCAGGACTTGCCTTGTCGCCAGATGCTTTTGGCATCGGCTTCGGTTCAGCTTGGCCAGACTGAGCCTGATCATTCATTTGCTCCTTATTTTCCAACGTCTCATCAGTTGGTTTATCTGATTTTTCGGGGGTATTCATGAGGGTTATTATACAGAAAACAGCCCAAATGGCTATGTTTTTCAATTTTCGTCCGCAGACAAAAAACCGTGCCACCACACGCGTGATGCCTCAACAGTAGCGGCAATCTTGGCAGGATTCTTTTCCATACCACTGATGGATCCGTCACCCCACACTACCGCAGTCGGAATACCTCCCTCAATCGCATCCGCGATCGCTGTATCACGCGCTTCGCGCCGAGAATTGATCGCTTGAGCTAGTACTCCGTTGAGTCGCAGCCGAAAGATCGTACGATTGAGTAATCGTTCTTTGCGGGAGATCGGTGTGAAATCACGATCATTATTAGTGACCACAAGTACGTGGGTTGGTTTGACCTCTTCGATCGCCTTTCCGATCACGTGCGGACTCGAAAAACCTCCATCAGCATACTGCACCCCATCGATGATCACTTTGTACGAAGACACATTCTGCATGTTGATCGATGCGTGCATACTCTTAAAGAAATGCTCCTCATTATGCGGCTTGATCAACTTCGGTAAAGCAGTCTTGTATTCCGCCACGCCAAAAAACACCTCAGCTGGATTAGCGAAGACTTTTGCAACATCGATCTTTTTTCTTGGATCATTGCGCACAACGTCCATAAAATGATTGGTGTCGACCTGATTCCAAAACCGCCA
This genomic window contains:
- the hflB gene encoding ATP-dependent zinc metalloprotease FtsH codes for the protein MLSTLLLLIFVTALFSYLTENKVQPEELTITDVVEQVKAGEVDTIIVRGATLEIDYKDDTRTPAEAKREVDASITESLTNLGVTTEELASITIDVQRETGFMYWFGQFAPFLFPLLFLGIIIWFFTRSVKGAGMQAMSFGSSKARMIDPNDTNQKVTFKDVAGAKEAKQELEEIVDFLKNPKKFLDIGAEIPKGVMMMGSPGTGKTLLARAVAGEAGVPFFSISGSEFVEMFVGVGASRVRDLFQMAKKAAPAIIFVDEIDAVGRIRGTGVGGGNDEREQTLNQILVEMDGFEPNAKVIVMAATNRPDVLDPALLRPGRFDRRVTIDLPDRDDRKAILEVHARKKPLQEDVNLDIISQRTPGFSGADLYSLMNEAAILAARENRKKVGQFDLIRSIEKVMLGPERKSHVLTKYEKLVTAYHETGHALVASVLPYADPVQKISIISRGRAAGYTLKLPDKDRRMQTRKEFMDDIAMTLGGYVTEEMIFKDLSTGPSNDLQVVANLARDMVTKYGMSEKLGPVALEGTGGRLIGGGISEDRGYGAATAKLIDEEVTRIIEEGKDKAREVLTKHRDALDAISKKLAEVETLERDEYETLLKQYGVEIKDAYKEMYKDEEKIGDPSRSLELGPEELRG